The Vicia villosa cultivar HV-30 ecotype Madison, WI linkage group LG1, Vvil1.0, whole genome shotgun sequence genome includes a region encoding these proteins:
- the LOC131643636 gene encoding thioredoxin Y1, chloroplastic, protein MAVSISPSSSSITLSSLNSCTRVGASSSSPQLQFPVRTRFLPIGTRRLPASSRPRFLVQAKKQTFSSFDDLLANSDKPVFVDFYATWCGPCQFMVPVLEEVSTRLNDLIQVVKIDTEKYPSIANKYKIEALPTFIIFKDGEPFDRFEGALTADKLIERIETSLKVKQ, encoded by the exons ATGGCCGTTTCAATTTCACCCTCCTCCTCTTCCATAACCCTATCTTCTTTGAACTCTTGCACTCGTGTGGGAGCTTCGTCTTCTTCGCCGCAACTTCAATTTCCTGTCCGAACTCGCTTCCTTCCAATTGGTACTCGTCGTCTTCCCGCTTCCTCCCGCCCTAGATTCCTG GTTCAAGCAAAGAAACAAACATTTTCCTCTTTTGATGATTTGCTTGCTAACTCTGACAAGCCCGTATTTGTTGACTTCTATGCAACCTG GTGTGGTCCTTGTCAATTCATGGTTCCCGTACTTGAGGAAGTAAGCACGCGGCTTAACGATCTGATACAAGTAGTTAAGATTGATACTGAGAAGTATCCCAGCATTGCCAACAAATACAAAATTGAGGCATTGCCAACTTTCATCATCTTTAAGGATGGAGAGCCTTTCGATCGCTTT gaGGGAGCATTAACTGCGGATAAGCTAATTGAACGCATAGAAACCAGTCTCAAAGTTAAGCAATAA